In a single window of the Delftia tsuruhatensis genome:
- a CDS encoding ABC transporter substrate-binding protein: MPPITQTAVAACLAICGAMVPGAAAFAQGKTVNAVMHSPLRVLDPIITTAHITRNHGYMIYDTLLATDKDNQIRPQMVREWSVSDGGRSYTFKLREGLKWHDGGPVTAEDCVASIKRWATQDKMGQLLSSEMAGIKVLDAGSFQITMKEASDLPLRALAKPSGVAPFMMPRRIADTPPTQAITQHIGSGPFKMVMAEFKPGVQVVYERNADYLPRAEPASGLAGGKKVLVDRVRWIAMPDAMTSVNALTNGEIDYLEQLPFDLEPMVRANKDIQIQVLDPQGYQTVMRMNHLHAPFNDRKIRQAAMLAVGQQAVLQAMIGNPQYFRTCAALFGCGAPYESQEGADVSVKAHPAKAQELLKEAGYDGTPVVILQPTDTPSVNTQPVVIGQALRAAGFKVQMQAMDWQTVITRRAVQSPPREGGWSIFATNNVMAEASDPLRAFGVAANGRQAWFGWPDVPEIERLRIQFSRAADEGQRKQLAGQIQKLVIDEGVLLPMGQYYVPAAYRKSISGALQAPVPVFWNIQKL, encoded by the coding sequence ATGCCCCCCATCACCCAGACGGCCGTTGCCGCCTGCCTGGCCATCTGCGGCGCGATGGTGCCCGGCGCGGCGGCCTTCGCCCAGGGCAAGACCGTCAACGCGGTGATGCATTCGCCGCTGCGCGTGCTCGATCCCATCATCACCACGGCGCACATCACGCGCAACCATGGCTACATGATCTATGACACGCTGCTGGCCACGGACAAGGACAACCAGATCCGTCCGCAGATGGTGCGGGAGTGGAGCGTTTCGGACGGTGGCCGCAGCTACACGTTCAAGCTGCGCGAAGGACTCAAATGGCATGACGGCGGCCCGGTCACGGCCGAGGACTGCGTGGCCTCGATCAAGCGCTGGGCCACGCAAGACAAGATGGGGCAGTTGCTGAGCAGCGAGATGGCCGGCATCAAGGTGCTGGATGCCGGCAGTTTCCAGATCACGATGAAGGAGGCCAGCGACCTGCCGCTGCGCGCGCTGGCCAAGCCCAGCGGAGTGGCTCCCTTCATGATGCCCAGGCGCATCGCCGACACGCCGCCGACCCAGGCCATCACGCAGCACATCGGCTCGGGTCCCTTCAAGATGGTCATGGCCGAGTTCAAGCCCGGCGTGCAGGTGGTCTACGAGAGGAACGCCGACTACCTGCCACGCGCCGAGCCGGCCAGCGGCCTGGCCGGCGGCAAGAAGGTGCTCGTGGACCGGGTCAGGTGGATTGCCATGCCCGACGCCATGACGTCGGTGAATGCACTGACCAATGGCGAGATCGACTACCTGGAGCAGTTGCCCTTCGACCTGGAGCCCATGGTGCGCGCCAACAAGGACATCCAGATCCAGGTGCTGGACCCGCAAGGCTACCAGACGGTGATGCGCATGAACCACCTGCACGCGCCGTTCAACGACAGGAAGATCCGCCAGGCGGCGATGCTGGCGGTGGGGCAGCAGGCGGTGTTGCAGGCCATGATCGGCAATCCGCAGTACTTCAGGACCTGCGCGGCGCTGTTCGGCTGCGGCGCGCCCTACGAAAGCCAGGAGGGCGCCGATGTCTCGGTCAAGGCCCATCCCGCCAAGGCGCAGGAGCTGCTCAAGGAAGCCGGCTACGACGGCACGCCCGTGGTCATTCTGCAGCCCACCGACACCCCCTCGGTGAACACCCAGCCGGTGGTGATCGGCCAGGCCTTGCGCGCGGCCGGCTTCAAGGTCCAGATGCAGGCCATGGACTGGCAGACGGTGATCACCAGGCGTGCCGTGCAGTCACCACCCAGGGAAGGCGGCTGGAGCATCTTCGCCACCAACAACGTGATGGCCGAGGCCTCGGACCCGCTGCGCGCCTTCGGCGTCGCCGCCAACGGCCGCCAGGCCTGGTTCGGCTGGCCCGACGTCCCCGAGATCGAGCGACTGCGCATCCAGTTCTCGCGCGCCGCTGACGAGGGCCAGCGCAAGCAGCTGGCCGGCCAGATCCAGAAACTGGTCATCGACGAAGGCGTGCTGCTGCCCATGGGCCAGTATTACGTGCCGGCCGCCTACCGCAAGAGCATCAGCGGTGCGCTGCAAGCGCCGGTGCCGGTGTTCTGGAACATCCAGAAGCTGTGA